One part of the Haliotis asinina isolate JCU_RB_2024 chromosome 2, JCU_Hal_asi_v2, whole genome shotgun sequence genome encodes these proteins:
- the LOC137271863 gene encoding probable inactive protein kinase DDB_G0270444, translated as MKDAKEDGVKRDAKKDGVNNDAKEYDVKDVKKDGVENVKEDGVKKGAKEDGVKKDVKEGVEMDVKEDVENVKEGVEMDVKEDGVKKDVKEGVVKKDVKEGVEMDVKEDGVKKDVKEGVEMDVKEDGIRKDVKEGVEMDVKENVEQDVKEGVEMDVKEDGIRKGVKEGVEMDVKENVEQDVKEGVEMDVKEDGIRKGVKEGVEMDVKENVEQDVKEGVEMDANLDDREGVMKDVMIDVKL; from the coding sequence ATGAAGGATGCAAAGGAGGATGGTGTAAAGAGGGATGCAAAGAAGGATGGTGTGAATAATGATGCAAAAGAATATGATGTAAAAGATGTAAAGAAGGATGGTGTAGAGAATGTAAAGGAAGATGGTGTAAAGAAGGGTGCAAAGGAGGATGGTGTAAAGAAGGATGTAAAGGAGGGTGTTGAGATGGATGTAAAGGAAGATGTTGAGAATGTAAAGGAGGGTGTTGAGATGGATGTAAAGGAGGATGGTGTAAAAAAGGATGTAAAGGAGGGTGTTGTAAAAAAGGATGTAAAGGAGGGTGTTGAGATGGATGTAAAGGAGGATGGTGTAAAAAAGGATGTAAAGGAGGGTGTTGAGATGGATGTAAAGGAGGATGGTATAAGAAAGGATGTAAAGGAGGGTGTTGAGATGGATGTAAAGGAAAATGTTGAGCAGGATGTAAAGGAGGGTGTTGAGATGGATGTAAAGGAGGATGGTATAAGAAAGGGTGTAAAGGAGGGTGTTGAGATGGATGTGAAGGAAAATGTTGAGCAGGATGTAAAGGAGGGTGTTGAGATGGATGTAAAGGAGGATGGTATAAGAAAGGGTGTAAAGGAGGGTGTTGAGATGGATGTGAAGGAAAATGTTGAGCAGGATGTAAAGGAGGGTGTTGAGATGGATGCAAATCTGGATGATCGGGAGGGTGTAATGAAGGATGTGATGATTGATGTTAAGTTGTAA